The region AATGACTTTGTGGTCACAGACTGAGGATCATTAACACATCGAGGAGAGACATGCAGCAGTCTTACTGTAGGATACTGTAGGCATGGTTACGCTCCCAGCGATAACTCTGTCGCCTGGACATAAGTCATGAAACACAGCAGTGATGAGATTTCAGAATGGGCACAGTGGGCCAATGCTACCTGTGGTTCTGGAGAGGACTCCCAATTTTAAAGGGCTCTCTCCAGAGGTATAGgtgattaaatgtgatttacagTTTCTCTGTTGAGAGGTATAGGTAATTTAATGTGATTTACAGTCTCTCTCCAGAGAGGTATAGGTGATAAAATTTGATTTACAGACTCTCTCCAGAGTGGTGTGGGTGATAAATTGCGATTTACAGTATCTCTCCTGAGAGGTATAGGTGTTTAAACATGATTTTCAGACTCTATTCAGAGAGGTATTGgtgattaaatgtgatttacagACTCTATTCAGAGAGGTATAGGTGATTAAATCTGATTTACAGTCTGTCCAGAGAGATATAGTTGTTAGTGATATACAGACTCACTCCAGAGGGTCTATATGTTTGAACCGGGtgtcttttttctccttcagcGTGTCTGGTGGGGAGCTCTTTGATAGAATTGTGGAGAAGGGCTTCTACACAGAGAAGGATGCCAGCAAGCTCATTCAACAGATCCTGGATGCTGTGAAGTACCTCCATGATATGGGCATCGTGCACCGGGACCTGAAGGTGAgctggggggaggagctgggaaCAGAAGGGACAGGGGCTaaaagaggaggagggcgagTCAGGGGAGCAGTTTTGAGGTGGTGGGGAAGGTGATAGAGAAGTGGTGGGTTAAGAGGTGGTGGGTGATACTAGTGTGGAGGTGGTGATAGTGGAGTGTTTGGGGTGGAGATGGAGTAGTTTGAGGTAAAGAGCAGTTCAGATTGTAAACCATTAATTCTCTAAAAGTCTCAAGCTAATCAGAATATACCTTCCAACAGTGAGAGCAGCTGTTCAGTCGGTGTTTAACACAATACAGTTCAGCTATTTTGCTCAgattttgtgaatttttaacTGATATCCCTGGCCACCATGAGCACGTTTGAGAGGACATAATTGAGTTGTCCAGTCTTAACACTACTGTCACCTGTCTCCATGGTGCACGTCAAACCACTCTGAGGGGGATATTGCCTTGCTCAAATAAGGTCATAACTGTGGCTTAGACTTTATAACAGACATGTCTCAATGGCCCTTGATTTTAATTTCCTTCTTAGCTCTGCTTTCCCCTGCAAGTCGATTCCCTGCAGCTCTGAAAGCCTTGACTTTGTTTCTGTCCAGTGCTTTTTTTGTGTACTGCATACTATACGAAGCCAGTCTAAATTACCCTTATCACTTTCAGTCCCTAATTGGCTAATTTGTTTGCAGGGAGTGTGGTGAAGCATATACAGATTGATCCTTATTTAGATAGATAATTAAGTCCTTCATAGAGTGCGTGAGGAGGAAGTCTCCCTCATGTGAGGTGAACTGCAGTCTGGGGTAGTGGCTCCAGTTTCCATAGCGCCATGTCCTTGGTGCAACACAGGCAGGTGACTGGAACCACAAGTTCTGTCGTTGTACTGTTGAACCTATAATGGTGCCTATTTGATGCGTCTTATGAATATTCACGATTGCGTGTGGTTCTCTGCAGTAACCCGGGTCATGTGCTTTTCTTGTAGCCAGAGAATCTGCTGTACTACAGCATGGACGAAGACTCCAAGATCATGATAAGTGACTTCGGACTGTCCAAGATCGAGGGCTCAGGCAGTGTGATGTCCACTGCGTGCGGAACCCCTGGATACGTAGGTGCGGAGGCAGGGACGTGTGTCTTCGGCTGTTATTTACGTGTGCCTTACCTTATAACAGTTTTTGGCCTTTGTGAAAGTAGCACTGTCATATTATGCACAATGTATGCTTTATGTAGAACATCCTTGGTGGTTTTGGTTTGACATTTATGCAGTTTAGAACAAAATAAACTAGATCCCTTTCCAGTAATGAATACATAGCGCTTAACACCGTCAGTTGCATAACAGTGCTAAATGGTTCCATTTAACTATTCCATTTATATTAAGAATAATGCGCTActcagcgctgtgtgtgtttgattggtCTTGTGTGTCCTACAGTACCATAAAGTCAGCTGTTATTATTTGAGAAGAGGcagatttttgctgtttttctggtCAGCACTCTGATATGAAGGAGATGAATTggagaaatgaaaacagtgcTGAATGGTTGTGTTTGGCAGCTCCGGAGGTCTTGGCTCAGAAACCGTACAGCAAGGCGGTGGACTGCTGGTCCATAGGAGTCATCGCATACATTCTGTGAGTCTGGAGCAGCATGAGCTGTATTCACACCATGGCCTATctgatctctttctctctctgtcgcacTCTCACTCCAAAattcgctctctctttcttgttttcgttctcccgctcccccccccccccttggtcCCACTCTCAGTATCTTTTCCATGTACACTCTTATGCTGTTACATACCTCACTTTCCAGTTTTTTGTCCTGTTATTGCATTCTTGGTGACTAGgattgtcattcagttcataaTCCATAGTGGCATATCCTGTGTTTGACAGGCCTTTCAGGGTGACCGCCACTGCCTGTGTAAATTGGGTGCTAATCTCCATTCTGTGCATCATGACTGTGCCCTCCCTCCCCGCACCCCTTGGTTTTTGTGGTAGACTTCAAACTTTCAAGTGATGTAGTCCAAAGTATGACTTTGTGTTTGCTATAATCTCACTGGCCTTTCTGGAGCCCCCCCTCTCCATTATTTGTGGTGATATACagggagctccataatgtttggaacagacatatatattttttgatttggctaTACCTCACAGTTTTAgatgtgtaatcaaacaattcacttttgtttaaagtgcagattctcagcttttattgaagggtatTTTTTGTGGTTTAGGGTGTAAAGGGTATTACATTTTGGTTGCCGGTGATCGCtgaagactctctctctcccccctccctctgtctctctctctctctctctcccccctccctccgtccctctgtctctctgtgtctatcCCTTTCCACACAGTTTATGCGGGTACCCTCCATTTTATGATGAAAACGATGCCAAGCTCTTCGAGCAGATCTTAAAAGCAGAGTACGAGTTTGACTCTCCGTACTGGGACGATATCTCAGATTCAGGTACAACGCTTTTGTCTTGACCACGCAGACCTTCTTGGTGTGTGACAGTATGAAAGAGGAACACAATGATTTTATTCTatgctatttttaaagctttctctgtctgtgtttatcTCAATCTGAAGATTCCTTACAAATGTCTCATCTGTTGCCACACAGCCTGGAAGCCCTGCCAGACTGCTCAGTGTGTTTGTCAGATTAAGATGCAGCATTGCAGTTTGTAAACATAATCAGAGACCCGGGATGGTGCTAAGCAGAATCCTGGAGCAGTGTAAAATGGAGCCAGAGGAGTTTATTCTGGATCTCCGACCCCAGCCTGGGGCCTGTGCGTGTTCTGGCTGGCAGTTCTGACATTTGGATGTGTGCTTgctgcatttgtgaatattaaaTCTAACTTGACACTTTGAAATGAAgggtaaatatttgtaaatcatCACTGTGGGAACTGAAGGGTTTAAATTTGTGGATTGTGACCACTTTACTCTGTCTGCAGCCAAAGACTTCATTGTTCATCTTATGGAGAAAGACCCCAGGAAACGGTATACGTGTGAACAGGCACTGCAGCACCCCTGGTATGCCTTGTTATTAAAACACTATTTCATATACTCTCTTAGATCATGGGTCCCTATCCCTGCTCCTGAACAGTTAGCATCAGTTTggggtgtatatatatatattggtgtATATATCACTTGTTTCTGGAGGAGTGGGGCCACCTGTTAATCACTGATTATTCATGCTTTGCTCAATAGGACTTAGTTTTGATTAACATCTTAGTGTTCCTCagacactgaacatttttctgaataaaGGATGTGTCACTTACTTTGCAGAGCTACTTGTCAGCATTATTCAAATGTAAAGTgtataatgacaaaaaaaacttaaggcTTTAATCTGAAGATTAAGCAGcaaggatttattttatttgattagaATCACCTACTAGCTAGATTATTTTATCACAAGCCTGAAAATCACTTTTATTTACAAACTGGGTGGTGGCCACACAGGATCAGCTTGGCATGTTAATGTGTGCAAGAGGTTAGATATTAATCGTTGGCACCACATGGATATTTACTAAAGTATTTCTGACGAACACCTTTCATAAGGGTCGCATACGTAGTCCCTACTCAGGATTCAACCCTGCAATCTTCCGGTTATGACCACTGGCAAACCCTGATGCCCTCACCACTGCTCCACACGGTTTCCAGTGAAGCACGTATTAGTTTAAGCACAGAAATAAATGGCTGATAAGATAAGAAAACAGCAGAATGTGCTCCTCGCTGAAACAATATCTTTCTTAGGCAGCAGCAGTTGTTTCAGCAGGCAGTGTAGCAGTGTACATTCAGCTCGTCAGGTTACTGGGGCATTTGGGTCCAGGTGCCCAGCCTTATCTGAACCCATCCTCCTTCCCTTTCCTCCAGGATTGCTGGAGACACTGCCCTGGACAAGAACATCCATGAATCTGTCAGCGCACAGATTAAAAAGAACTTTGCCAAAAGCAAGTGGAAGGTGAGCACCGGTCTCTTCCCCTTCTTTACAGCTCTGACTGAAGAAACACCTTCTGTGCTTAAGCAGTTGGCATAATGAGGAAGCAGAGAATTTGACCAGTGGACCAGTGCTACTGTTTGACTGTTGCTTATTTATGAATGTCTGATGTATTATGAATGTCTTTCAACCAAATGGTGGAGCATATTGTAATTTAGGCTAGCTGCCAAAGGAGGGCGATAGAGATCATGCAGCAGGTGGCTgtttgttgtgctgtgtgtatgggAAGTGCATGTGATAAATGGCggcatgtgtatgtacagcaAGCTTTCAATGCCACGGCGGTGGTCAGACACATGAGGAGACTACAGCTGGGAACCAGTCAGGAGGGCCCCAGCCAGATCACACCCACCAGCCCCTGCCACGGAAACCTGCTTGTGCCTGAAGAAGATGAAAATGAAGAGCAGGGCTGTGAGTGTGTCCCTGACCGCTCCCCGCCCAAGACGTCAAAACTGCATGCCAATCGAATGCTAGCCCCAGTGACATAGTctgatttcagaaaaatgtcTCTGTTAATCAGGCTACTTAATCATCTTACTTACTGCTGATTGGTTGTACACGCTCAatcccctcccccatccataCTTTCACTCTACATTAAACTGGTTTTCTTTTGAACTCTGTCTGCTTTCCTGCTGTGCTATGTTCCCTCAGCCTCGGACTGTGTTGGCGACTGTCCCAAGAGCGATGGTGGGAGCCCAGAACACGATGGTGTCCAGAACTGCACATACCACTGCCAACCAGCCAGCCGGGTCTGAGCAGAACCACGTCACCATGGCAGCCTGTTTCACTGCAGCCCAGAACCCCAGTCTGGCCAGGAATACTGAGATATTCCAGCTGCCCCCACCAGGGTGCgctgctgtgtaaaaaaaaaaaaaatccagggTGGGGAGGGACTCTGTGCCAGTCGAGGGAGTCACTAGGAGAACGTTGATACAGAGGGGAAGAGGAACATTCCCCCTCCCAGGTGTATCATGGGTAATTCTCTGGGAGTTGGAGCTCAgacaatgtttttcatttttaaatgtagatctgttttgttttcatctaaTTATGTATGGGTTTTTATCATTACTTAAAAATTTTTCCAAACAAAACCAAGTCCCTGGAGATGTATGCTTGAGCTGGTGAACCCTGTGACTCTTCCCTGAAGTGTTTACTGAAGAATGACTTTAGCAGAGGAGTCCTGTCCTGCAATAAGCAGTTCAGTCCCCTCACAGATGACAGTAAGCATACGTGATGCACATGCTATACCCCATAGGTCAGTAAGAACACTCCTGTAGGGAAAATCTAAAAGAGTTCTGCTGTCCTGTGTTTTTAATCGGATGCACCGGACAGCTAGCTTGGTTCACTAAATGTCAGTTTAGGTGCATCGCTGCATCCCCTTGGGCTTGTGGGTTAGCTATTTCAAGCTTTGATTGGATTTTAATGATATCATGCTGTCTTAGTAAGGCACTGATAAAAGGCAGATATGACGCATTATTCAGTGCCTTGAGGGTTGTGGTATCAAGTGATTGTTTTCTGgtatttttcctcttctttccaatcaagataaatattttctctgcctgtgtataaaatgtatacttATTGGCCTTTTTAAAGAATCATCCTTCCTCTcagttttttgtaatgtttccaCGTGGCAAATGCAACATATAAATGCAAAGCATCACTTTAACCTCCTCCTCAGTACCCTAATTTTTGCAGCTACTACCGTCCCTGTGAGTAATAAGACACTTTCCAGTGCAGCCCTTTGAAGTCTGTTAGCCATCGGCGCCTATCAGTATCAGTCCCTCCATGACCTGAACATGAGCGTGTCATTGTCGTCCAGCCTCTCTGTTTGTTCCAAGTGACCGCTTGCTACTCATTATTCTGTCATAGCGGCGTGAAATTGTTCCAGAGCCCATATATCAGCGCCCATAAGATGACAGTCAGTCACCACAGTCGTGGACAGATAGAGAGACTTGCCTTTGTGTCGCTGCCAGCCCCTTCCCTTTTCTCACCGCTTCGGCACTTGCCTGAAGCTCTGGGTTGGTGTTTAATGCTGTGTGCATCTTCGCAGAAGCATCTGAATATGGTTTATGCTCTTTGCTACATGCTGTTAGCACATGCCGTCCCATATGATTCCAAAGGTACTGAATGTTTTCCTGGTGACATGTGGTGTTGCAAAAAATTTGAACTCATGGGTCATGGTGGTGAAAGTGCTTGATGAGAGAATATCTTATTGCACTTGAAAACACCTATTGTATGGGAGGTGGAAGGTTAGCCCTTTTTTTGAAATTACTGCATGACACCGACCTTTtgaaattcaggttaagaaGGCACATTTTACTCGCCAGATACTGGTAATATTTATTATTGGGGTAGACCCTACATTGATATATTGCCAttgttatttctttatttcctctGCATAATTGCAGCTGTACAGATGTTATTTGAATTAAAGAAtgtaacaaaatcatttttatgtctTATCGTCTCATctcctcatttcatttcattcacgCTCCTGCCTTCCTCACGCCTTCATTTTTGTCTCCTGTGCAAAAAATCACAAGTCATTTCAAATGTGATTGGCCACTTTAATCACTTCTCTTGATTTATATATCTAACATATCCTCTTTATCATGAATGGACAGTCTCTAAGGTGAGGCATGACTGTGTCTTGTCAACCACTCTGCTTTCACGTACAGTAGGACCTTGCAGAATTCACTGGTGTTACACATGATGATACACACAGCAGATCATTGATTTTCCCTTGATAAATGTTT is a window of Anguilla anguilla isolate fAngAng1 chromosome 13, fAngAng1.pri, whole genome shotgun sequence DNA encoding:
- the camk1b gene encoding calcium/calmodulin-dependent protein kinase type 1 isoform X1, whose protein sequence is MTSGKCWRVVKGASFRERRSKLQRQRGRYFRGRAITAMGNHFPVAERNDSKMPLGDDGHAWKKKTSDIKEIYDFKEVLGTGAFSEVVLAEEKRTQRLVAIKCIPKKALEGKENSIENEIAVLHKMKHANIVSLEDIFESKSHLYLVMQLVSGGELFDRIVEKGFYTEKDASKLIQQILDAVKYLHDMGIVHRDLKPENLLYYSMDEDSKIMISDFGLSKIEGSGSVMSTACGTPGYVAPEVLAQKPYSKAVDCWSIGVIAYILLCGYPPFYDENDAKLFEQILKAEYEFDSPYWDDISDSAKDFIVHLMEKDPRKRYTCEQALQHPWIAGDTALDKNIHESVSAQIKKNFAKSKWKQAFNATAVVRHMRRLQLGTSQEGPSQITPTSPCHGNLLVPEEDENEEQGSSDCVGDCPKSDGGSPEHDGVQNCTYHCQPASRV
- the camk1b gene encoding calcium/calmodulin-dependent protein kinase type 1 isoform X2, which codes for MPLGDDGHAWKKKTSDIKEIYDFKEVLGTGAFSEVVLAEEKRTQRLVAIKCIPKKALEGKENSIENEIAVLHKMKHANIVSLEDIFESKSHLYLVMQLVSGGELFDRIVEKGFYTEKDASKLIQQILDAVKYLHDMGIVHRDLKPENLLYYSMDEDSKIMISDFGLSKIEGSGSVMSTACGTPGYVAPEVLAQKPYSKAVDCWSIGVIAYILLCGYPPFYDENDAKLFEQILKAEYEFDSPYWDDISDSAKDFIVHLMEKDPRKRYTCEQALQHPWIAGDTALDKNIHESVSAQIKKNFAKSKWKQAFNATAVVRHMRRLQLGTSQEGPSQITPTSPCHGNLLVPEEDENEEQGSSDCVGDCPKSDGGSPEHDGVQNCTYHCQPASRV